A segment of the Malaclemys terrapin pileata isolate rMalTer1 chromosome 1, rMalTer1.hap1, whole genome shotgun sequence genome:
AAAAGAATCCattcagtgagcactgtccatcctgtgcactgaatgaggcaggcatTTTGTGGgacaaatagtatgtgatcatgtaattaaagactgtggcATAACACATATGTACAAAGAGGATAGACTGAGGTTACAGAGGCAATCTTAAGTCTGGCTTTTCccaacttttgaatgcttgactgtGCAATGTGAtctttcttttaatgtagttctcCACCCCACCCTGTTTATATGTAATATTTGGGATATCATGAAAACTTTTCCTTCTATCTAGATACTTAAATGGCTCATAATAGCTGAGCCTCTCCTAGCTATTTAAAAAAgccatttaaaatagaaataatagtaACAAATTCCCTCGCTGTTCCTTCCCAGGGAAATACTTTGCTCTGTTCTTAAGGATGTTTGCTTGTGTGTAAGTGGTTGTTTTTGTGTCTGCATGATGAAATTGAGGTTGAAGAAACAGGTTCTGAacacagtgggtatgtctacacagcaattaaacacccacggttgcaccaggtcagctgactcgggctcacagggctgcAAAATTGTGGTTTAGAtggtttgggcttgggctggggcctgagttctgggaccctgtgagCAGGGAGGTCCCAGAGCCtgttccctcctcttccccctccccccccattagATCTAATGTTTACACAGCacttttacagccctgcagcctgagccctgctgcccaagtCAGCTGTAGTCATTCTTATCTCTTGCCAGAGTGAGTTGCATAGTTTGGGTCCAGTTTTTTTGAGAATTCTGTCTTTCGCATTCACAAGCCTTCCCCCATAGTTGGCAGCTTAATTGTCTTAGTTCTGATTACTTCTGTTGTGGGAACGCATGGTCATGGAAGGTGGGGCAATCTGTTATGTTGCTGTGACCAATCCTGTAGGGGGCTTTGAATATCAGAATGGAGACCTTGATCCAGATTCTGAATTCAGTGGAGATTCAGTGCAGAAAATGGAGATGTTTTCATGGTGTCCTGTGTTGCTGTGCACACAAGTTGCTGCATTTTGTACCAACTGGAGTTTTTTCAGGTCATGTGATTTCATTCCTAGATATGGATAGCAGTAATCAAGCTTGATGGTCGTGAGTGCCTGGATCACTGAGTTTTATTGCATGCAGTACAGTCTTTTGTCCAGTCACAGAAGAAAGTgggctttttttccccaacatgtCTCTCTGGACACCCAGTAAGAGGAGTCCAAGAGAACCTCCATGGATATGGGTAAGAAatagggttgtcaagcgattaaaaaagatgaatcgcactgttaaacaatattagaataccatttatttaaatatttttggatattttctacattttcaaatatattgatttcagttacaacacagaatacacagtgtacagtgctcactttatatttatttttattacaaatatttgcactgtaaaaacaaaagaaatagtatatttaaattcacctaatacaagtactgtagggctctttataatgaaagttgaacttacaaatgtagaattgtgaacaaaaaaataactgcattcaaaaataaaaatgtaaaactttagaacctactagtccactcagtcctacttcagccaatcactcagattggtttggttacaatttgcaggagataatttgcccacgtcttgtttacaatgtcacctgaaagtgagaacaggcattcacatgacactgttgtagccagcatcacaaggtatttacgtgccagatgagctcaagattcgtatgtcccttcatgcttcaaccaccattccagaatacatgtgtccatgctgatgatgggttctgctcgataacgatccaaagcagagcggaccgacgcatgttcattttcatcatctgagtcagatgccaccagcagaaggtggattttcttttttggtggttcgggttctgtagtttccgcatcggagtgttgctcttttaagacatctgaaagcattctccacaccttatccctctcagattttggaaggcacttcagattcttaaaccttgggtcgaatgctgtatctatccttagaaatctcacattggtaccttctttgcattttgtcaaatcttctgtgagagtgttcttaaaacgaacatgggctgggtcatcatccgagactgctataacatgaaatgggtaaaacagaacaggagacatacaattctccccgaaGGAGTTCAGTTGCAAATTTAAtgaacgcattatttttttaatgagcatcatcagcatggaagcaggtcagcttctggaatggtggccaacgcatgaaggagcatatgaaagtttagcatatctggcacgtggctacaaagtgccatgcgaacgcctgttctcgctttcaggtgacattgtaaataagaagcagtcagcagtatctcccgtaaatgtaaacaatcttgtttgtcttagcaattggttgaacaagaagtaggactgagtagacttgtaggctctaaagttttatatcattttgtttttgagtgcagttatgtaacaaaaaaaatctacatttgtaatttacactttcacaataaagaaattgcacagatgtatttgtatgaggtgaatagaaaaatactgtttcttttgtttatcatttttacggtgtgaatatttgtaataaaaaataatataaaatgaacactgtacacttcgtattctgtgttgtaatagaaatcaatatatttatttgaaaatgtagaaaaacatccaaaaatatttaataaatttcaattggtgttctattgtttaacagtgcgattaatcacaattaatttttttagttaatcgcatgagttaactgcgattaatcaacagccctagtaagAAGTAACACtgaaaaagaataataaaatactGACTTGAGTCTTGCAACATGTCTGTTACTGTAATAACATCTGGTAGTTACAATATACGTTATGTTTCAGAACTTCCAGGAGCTGGAGAGAGACAACTGAATTACGTTATAATGTAGCAGGCAGAATAGACTAAAGAGCAGGGGACTTGGAGTCAAGATtcctgtgttctattcccagctttaccCCGATTTGCTCTATGACCTTCGACAAGTCTCTTCCCATTTCTGCCtccgttttcccatctgtaaaatggggaaattaATCCTTCTTTGTGGCACTTTTTAAGCACTTCAGTGCTTTGAGTTGGTTGCATGAAAAgcactattttattatttatttaatgtaaaaTAGTTTTAGGATTGGCGTGTTAGATGTCTTAGACAAGTTatatgtattcaagtcagcaggacctgatgaatacatcctagaatactgaaGGAGCTGACTGATGGTTGAAATATCTccttagtgattatctttgaaaactcatggaagatgggagagattccagaggactggaagagggcaaatatagcgtcaatctataaaaaggggaataaggacaagcTACGGAATTACAGACCATTCatcttcagtacctggaaagataatggaacaaataatcaagtaatcaatttgcaaacacctagaagataataaagtgataagtaacagtcgacatggatttgtcaagaacaaatcatgtcaaaccaacctaatagctttctttgacagagtaataaGCCTAATGAATAGGGCGGATGTGGTAGATGTAGTGTATCTTCACTTTACTGAGATTGTTGTTACTGTCTTGCtagaccttctcataaacaaactagcaAAATACAGCATAGATGAAGCTGTTATAAGGTGGGTGCCTAACTGGTTGAAAACCCaatcccagagagtagttatcagcagttcacagtcaagctggaagcacatattgagtggggtcctgcagtgaTCGGTCCTAGGTCCAATATCTTTgtaaattatttagataatggcagagagagtacacttataaagtttacggatgataccaagctgggaggggttgcaagagctttggagggtatgattaaaattcaaaatggtctgaagtaaataggatgaaattcaataaggacaaatgtaaagtactccaattaggaaggaacaatcaattgtacacatacaaaatgggaaatgaccgcctactaaggagtactgcagaaagggatctgggggttatagtggatcacaagataaatatgagtGAACTGtataacacttgcaaaaaaagcaaacataattctagggtgtattagcaggagagttgtaagcaagacagataagtaattcttccactctgctccaTGCTGATGAGGTCTTAGCTGAAATATTGTGTtgagttctgggtgccacatttcaggaaagatgtggacaaattggagaaagtccagaggagagcaacaaaaatgattaaaggcctagaaaacatgacttatgaggaaagattgaaaaaactgagtttgtttagtctggaaaagagaagactgagaggggacataacagttttcaagtacataaaagggtgGTGTTACATGGAGGAGCGTGAAAAAttgttaacttctgaggataggataagaagcgatgggcttaaattgcagcaagggaggtttaggttggatattaggaaaaacttcctaactgtcagggtagttaagcactggaacaaattgcctagggaggttgtggaatctctatcattggaggtttctaagagcagtttagacaaacacctgtcaggaatggtctagttcagtggttttcaacctgtggtccatggacccctggggTCCGCAGACTGTCTAAGTTTTCCAAAGGGGTTTCACCtccttttgaaattttttaggggtccgtaaatgaaaaaaggttgaaaatcattGGTTTAGTTGTTATGTACactgccttgagtgcaagggactgggctagatgacctattgagcttccttccaatcctacacatctatgattctatatcataTTGTAATGAACTGACTAGTGTGGTCTGTGTCGTCAATGCCTTGTACTGGATGGAATCAGTATTTTTCACCTGTGTTCTCCTAGGTCCTGTACAGCTTACAATAAGAGAGATCTCATTTATCTTTACTGACAAGGAAGGACCTGTGCTTCTGGTGCATGCATCTTTGAATTACATCCAGGCCAAATATTGCTGCTGCTTCCATAATGTTTCTAAGTTGGTAtcttttctctctgctccctcagcaGAACTCTTGCACAGCCCCATATCTATAGTCTTGATTACTGTGACTTCTTCCTTTAAGACTGCCTGGACACATACACCACTTATCTTCAATCCATTCAACATGCAGCCACTAAGATTATCTTTCTGGCATCTTGGTCTGACTATCATCCCCGAATCACCTTTGAATCCACTggttcttctttttcctccatATCATGTTCAAGCTTTTTGTCCTCACCTTTAAGCCACTGCACAGCTTCGTCCCTCGTgagctttccattttttttttatttttttttattttttgctaccACTACCATTGTGTAGTTGTCAGATTCTTCCATAAGCAGTCCCATACCTTTTCTCATGCTGCATCTTATGCATGGAAGGGCCTCCTTTCTCTGATCAGGACCACTACTCTCTCCTTCCCCTAATCCACCTTTTCCATGGTACCTGCAAGAAATTTGCCAATTAATAATGTCTACATTGAGGGGAAGTTGAAGATAGTGCCAACTTAGTGGACCCCAGAAAGAATTACTAAAATAATGATCCCGTCTGTGAGCCCACCAGACTCTAGGCTTCCCATGAGCTCAAGATTGAGTCATTGGCATCTTAGAGAACAGCTGCTGTTGGACTGACAGGGAAATTAGAGGATGTTAAGTCCTATATCTGGTTATTATAAATGCTTAATGGGGGAAACAGAGACAGGGACCTGACCCCTCCATGTATCTACCTCTCTCTCCAGGCATTGAGAACCTGCCATTTGAATTGCAGAGAAATTTCCAACTCATGCGAGATCTAGACCAGCGAACAGAAGGTGAGTGTCAGGAATGAGGCCCAGAGTAATGTGCCGTGAGTAGGTAGGgagcctgcagctggcctgctCTTCCTTCCCTTGCAGGTGGTGGTGTGACaacagggcagaggagggagccTGCAACTGTCCAGATCTGCCCTTCCTAGCAGAGGGCACTGGAATATTTTTGACCATGAATCCGGTCTTGTTTCAGACCTCAAGTCAGAGATTGATAAACTGGCCACGGAGTATATCAGCAATGCACGGACTCTTTCTTCGGAGGAAAAACTGGGGCTTCTCAAGCAAATTCAGGAGGCCTATGGGAAATGCAAGGAGTTCGGGGATGACAAAGTGCAGCTGGCCATGCAGACTTATGAGATGGTatgaaggagaaagaggaagcaGAGTGGTGTCTAAGGGTTATAGCATGAAGGGCTGGGAGTCACAACTCACTGTGTACTGGTACTGATGGGGTTTTAAAACATTTGGAAATCTtttgctccagccccagcatGGATCCCTGTTTCCCTTGTAGGCATCCCATACAGTTGCCTCTCTGCTGAAGCCCCATCCCCGTCCTTTCTAGGCCCTTCTGGATTCCATCCCCTAATAATGCTTTTGCTTACTGTCATACCTGCAGGTGGATAAGCACATCCGGCGGCTAGACACGGACCTTGCCCGTTTTGAAGCTGACTTGAAGGAGAAGCAGATTGAGTCAAGTGACTACGACAGCTCCTCCAGCAAGGGCAAGAAAAGTGAGTCCCAGCGCCCTGCCACTGATATGGTGGGGTCCAAGATCACAGAAGTGGTGGGGTTGGAAGGGAGCCTTGGGAGGAGGATGGCAGGAGATGGCCCAGACACTGTGAGGTTGGAGTTTGAGGAGGAGCTAGAACCCCAGCAAGTGACAAGGAGGTGACCCAGGGATGATGGTGTAGGGGAGTCTCAGAGGAGATGATGGGGTGTGTGTAGACGAGAGACTATGAaagggccggggagggggggtgtcttaATGCTGTAAAGGGGGCTGGTGTACAGGTGGGTGGAAGAGTTTAATGCCCATTTATTTTCCCCATCCCACCAGAGGGCCGGGCCCAAAAGGAGAAGAAAGCTGCCCGTGCTCGTTCTAAGGGGAAAAACTCTGATGAGGAGGCACCAAAGATGGCTCAAAAGAAGCTGAAACTCGTCCGCACGTAAGTGACGGGGAGACTTAGGGAATGGGGGGTAACCCCACAAGTCAGGTCAGACCAGTGGGTCCATGAAGGTTCCCCTAATCAGGATGAAACCAATGGTCAGGTACTGCACtttgtcatagaatcacagaagattagggttggaagagacctcaggaggtcatctagtccaaccctctgctcaaagcaggaacaacctcaacaaaatcatcccagccagggctttatcaagcggagccttaaaaacctctaaggatggagagtccaccacctccctaggtaacccattccagtgcttcaccaccctcctagtgaaatagttttccatgatatccaacctagacctcccgtactgcaacttgagaccattcctccttgttctgtcatctgccaccactgagaacagcctagctccatcctctttggaacccatcCTTCAGAGGGGTTGAAGGCTGTTAGTTGAAGGCtcctatcaaatcccctctcactcttctgcagactaaataaccccagttccctcactctctcctcgtaagtcatgtgccccagcaccctaatcattttcgttgttctctgctggactctctccaatttgtccacatcctttctgtagtggggggcccaaaacggGACGCAGTActcccagatgtggcctcaccagtgccgaatagaggggaataatcacttccttcgatctgctgtcaaccctcctactaatgcagcccaatatgccgttagccttcttggtaacaagggtacactgttgactcatatcaagcttctcgtccactgtaatccccaggtgcttttctgcagaactgccgcttagccagtcggtccccagcctgtagcagtgcatgggattcatctgtcctaagtgcaggactctgcacttgtccttgttgaatctcatcagatttcttttggcccaattctccaaattgtctaggtcactctggaccctatccctaccctccagcgtatctacctctcccccccagcttagtgtcatctgcagatttgctgagggtgcaatccatccctcATCCAGATCATAAATGATCCCCCAACTTCACCCAGATCAGACCAATGGGCTCATCCATCCCACTTGTCCCTGCTGTGCCCTGGAGCAGTGAGAGCAAGAGCCTGAGTATCATGGCTGGGACTCCTACTGAGAGAAATATCCTTCCCTCCGGAGGGAGATAAAGGCCTGGAGAGGTTAGGACCTTGCTGTGAGGACAGGACCTGGGATAGTGGATTTCTGCAGTTGTGTTATGTGGGGAAGGGTCTCTTTCTGTGTCTGTCAATATGGAGTCCACAGCAGAGGGGGCCTCCCTGGATGAAGTGAGGGGGTGCCCCCATCCTGGTGACTTTGCTGACCTGATtcatccttctcctctgcagcagcACGGAGTATGGGATGCCCTCAGTGACATTTGGAAATGTGCACCCCTCAGATGTGCTGGATATGCCTGTGGATCCCAACGAACCCACCTACTGCCTCTGCCACCAGGTCTCCTATGGGGAGATGATTGGCTGTGATAACCCTGATGTAAGAGACTGGGCTTGGAGAGAATGGGGGAGAGACACGCGCACTAGGAGTCTGGTTCTGCTTATGTGGGCCCTGCTATCTCAAGCAGTGACATCTGCAGGTTGAGGGTGTATCTACAGATTATGTGAGAGGGGAGAATTAAGGGGGATGCTCATTTTAGGACCCCCTTaggggacagattttttttttttcctggacaaGTCTGGAATCCAGGAGGAGGGAAACCTTAAAACAGAGTAGGAATTGGGTGAGTTTCTCAATCCACTTCCCCAATCCTGAATATTGATGTGGTCACTGCTGAGGATTTGCAAAGGGAGGTTATGTGATCAAATGCTGGGGGGGTTGGTAGCCCTCCAAAAAGTCAGCAGGGGAGGAAACTCTACTGTATGACTGACTTTGTGCTCTCCATCCCACATCAGTGCTCCATCGAGTGGTTCCATTTCGCCTGTGTGGGCCTGACGACAAAGCCAAGGGGGAAATGGTGAGTGGGTTCTGAAACAAGGACATCAGAGGTTTCAAGAAGCTATAAATCACTGGGGAGTCCCATGGGTGTTTGGAGCGGGAAGTTCTGGGGCGGGGTGACTGTGGATGTTAGGGGGGGTTGGGATTGCGTCTCAATGAAGATTTAttgggggttgtgtgtgtttaAGGGCTTCTGGGTGTGTGGCTGTATTTGGGGCGCACTAAAGGGGGTCCCATAGACTTTGTGTATTGGTGGGTCCCTCCCACGCCATAACTGCTGCCTTATCTCTCCTTTTCCTACCAGGTTCTGCCCTCGCTGCTCCCAGGAgaggaagaagaaataaaatcCCTAGAGCCCCCTGGTGCAGTGGCCAGAGTCCCATCTCTTCTGCTAGGGCCTCATcaaggctcccccagcccctgggcctTGAGGTTGGGGGGAGTCTTGCCCTGTTTGTGGTTAGGGTGACCTTTGAATGGGCTGTGCCCTTATGACAGTTCCAGTGTGTTCTGTATCCCGTGCTGCCTTCAAATTCCCCTTGGAGGTCCTTTGTGTGTGCTGTTCTAGAACAGGTCTCTGAATCCCAGAGGGAATGAGGGTAGCTAGGTAGCCCCCAGATTCCCAGGGGTAGGATGGTCCCCTGATTTCCCTGGCTCACCCTTCACTCCCACTTAGAGTCCATTGCCTGCATCACTCATTGCCAGGCTTAGTCGGGGAAGTGAAAGATTACCTGAATGCCCATGGGAAGGAGGTCAGTCTCCCCAAACTTTATAGGTTCCTGATTTTATTAGATCTCTCCTGCGTGTGGGGGTAAGCAGACCACCTCTTCATCTTACAGGTTGGTTAAAAAGTTGGATCCCTTAGTCCCCTGCCCTATCTTACATTCCACTATCAGCTCCAGTATCAAGTGGTCTCTCTGTTGTATGTGGGAGAGGATGGAGTTTAGAGATAGCCTAAGTCTCATTTATTCCCCTCTGGGAGAATATCTCAGGAATGGGTACTGTGTCTTACAGGAAAGAGGAAGCGTTGGTGATCTCAGGTGGAGATGGCTCTGTACCACCTGTGCTTCTGCCCCAGAGTTCCCCAATCCTTTTTGCTGTCCAAGATCCTTTGTTCTGCTGGTGATGGGATGTTTGGGAATCAAGATCCTCCTTGTAAAATATGGAATTAAATAAAACCCATTGAAACAAACACCCCAGCATTTGCCAGGGTCTGTGATTGTGGGTCTTGGCTCTGACCTGTGGAGGATGACACAGAAACCTTCTATAGATCCCCTCAGTGGGTAAAAGAGGTGTTGGTGGAGGATAGGGTGGCACTCTACATTAAAGACACCATTACCTATTTTAGAGTTATCAGTAACTCAGAAGATGACCTAGGTGAATCATCTTAGGTTT
Coding sequences within it:
- the ING4 gene encoding inhibitor of growth protein 4 isoform X3; this translates as MNWSTRERTRIPGSATDFLCDPGIENLPFELQRNFQLMRDLDQRTEDLKSEIDKLATEYISNARTLSSEEKLGLLKQIQEAYGKCKEFGDDKVQLAMQTYEMVDKHIRRLDTDLARFEADLKEKQIESSDYDSSSSKGKKKGRAQKEKKAARARSKGKNSDEEAPKMAQKKLKLVRTSTEYGMPSVTFGNVHPSDVLDMPVDPNEPTYCLCHQVSYGEMIGCDNPDCSIEWFHFACVGLTTKPRGKWFCPRCSQERKKK
- the ING4 gene encoding inhibitor of growth protein 4 isoform X4, with translation MRDLDQRTEDLKSEIDKLATEYISNARTLSSEEKLGLLKQIQEAYGKCKEFGDDKVQLAMQTYEMVDKHIRRLDTDLARFEADLKEKQIESSDYDSSSSKGKKKGRAQKEKKAARARSKGKNSDEEAPKMAQKKLKLVRTSTEYGMPSVTFGNVHPSDVLDMPVDPNEPTYCLCHQVSYGEMIGCDNPDCSIEWFHFACVGLTTKPRGKWFCPRCSQERKKK
- the ING4 gene encoding inhibitor of growth protein 4 isoform X2; the protein is MAAGMYLEHYLDSIENLPFELQRNFQLMRDLDQRTEDLKSEIDKLATEYISNARTLSSEEKLGLLKQIQEAYGKCKEFGDDKVQLAMQTYEMVDKHIRRLDTDLARFEADLKEKQIESSDYDSSSSKGKKKGRAQKEKKAARARSKGKNSDEEAPKMAQKKLKLVRTTEYGMPSVTFGNVHPSDVLDMPVDPNEPTYCLCHQVSYGEMIGCDNPDCSIEWFHFACVGLTTKPRGKWFCPRCSQERKKK
- the ING4 gene encoding inhibitor of growth protein 4 isoform X1; the protein is MRASRAVAESGTSNNSKQRLTQPEAALFYKEVLSSRGGSDALSDGRTEVTRFPARKCLCLRPKMAAGMYLEHYLDSIENLPFELQRNFQLMRDLDQRTEDLKSEIDKLATEYISNARTLSSEEKLGLLKQIQEAYGKCKEFGDDKVQLAMQTYEMVDKHIRRLDTDLARFEADLKEKQIESSDYDSSSSKGKKKGRAQKEKKAARARSKGKNSDEEAPKMAQKKLKLVRTSTEYGMPSVTFGNVHPSDVLDMPVDPNEPTYCLCHQVSYGEMIGCDNPDCSIEWFHFACVGLTTKPRGKWFCPRCSQERKKK